In [Leptolyngbya] sp. PCC 7376, a genomic segment contains:
- a CDS encoding tetratricopeptide repeat protein, producing MAGLLKKLFSADKSTAKKQLLVEDNLPALTDADFEFLLDQLLQGLAHGWQPDRVEVFMLDLGSRGKASAWEAWLKDFSARILAQSQRTQQRQIGTRLIYISDALNSSPKLQRLSKVFTKYGQQLVTGKKEGTLDLIWEYDGPDAIAETTTQAEPVADAQPAAPTVTATATSAPTPQPPQTETVIQSSPEPLANDTTIQQDIQQPAEPAPPTPSTTPVEPQPAAAQSEPVSPQNQNLQELFNRGLAKADQGDFTGAIADWDEVLKMNDRIPQVWHNRGSAFGCIGQFQSALECFDKAIAILPEGVVAWKDRSYALMKLERWQDALESWNHTIDLRDNVAEAWFQRGCTLERLEKFDNAQINYRKAIALEPDFAQAKQRLELLQSGQVITPNSDSDPWSEA from the coding sequence ATGGCGGGTTTGCTAAAAAAACTTTTTTCGGCAGATAAATCGACGGCTAAAAAACAGCTCCTAGTCGAGGATAACCTTCCTGCTCTGACAGACGCCGATTTTGAATTTTTATTAGACCAACTCCTCCAAGGTCTTGCCCACGGTTGGCAGCCTGATCGTGTGGAAGTATTTATGTTGGATCTTGGGAGTCGCGGCAAAGCCTCTGCTTGGGAAGCTTGGTTGAAAGATTTTAGTGCAAGGATTTTGGCACAATCCCAGCGTACACAGCAACGCCAAATCGGAACTCGCCTCATCTACATTAGCGATGCCCTAAACTCCTCCCCTAAATTACAACGCCTCTCGAAAGTTTTTACTAAGTATGGTCAACAACTCGTAACGGGGAAGAAAGAAGGCACTCTCGATCTTATTTGGGAATATGATGGCCCCGATGCGATCGCCGAAACTACGACTCAGGCCGAGCCTGTTGCCGATGCACAACCCGCAGCACCAACCGTTACAGCGACGGCGACCTCTGCGCCCACTCCTCAACCTCCGCAGACTGAAACGGTCATTCAATCTTCGCCAGAGCCTTTGGCCAATGACACCACCATTCAACAAGATATTCAACAGCCCGCAGAACCAGCCCCACCAACGCCTAGCACAACTCCAGTAGAGCCTCAGCCAGCAGCAGCCCAATCTGAACCTGTTTCGCCTCAAAATCAAAACCTACAAGAATTGTTTAATCGCGGTCTTGCTAAAGCAGATCAAGGGGATTTCACAGGGGCGATCGCCGACTGGGATGAAGTTTTAAAAATGAATGACCGCATTCCCCAGGTTTGGCATAACCGCGGCAGTGCGTTTGGTTGCATTGGGCAATTTCAATCCGCACTGGAATGTTTCGATAAGGCGATCGCCATTTTGCCGGAAGGCGTTGTCGCTTGGAAAGATCGTAGCTATGCCCTCATGAAACTTGAACGCTGGCAAGATGCCCTCGAAAGTTGGAATCACACGATTGATTTACGAGATAATGTCGCAGAAGCTTGGTTTCAGCGAGGATGCACTCTGGAGCGTCTAGAGAAATTTGATAACGCCCAGATTAACTATCGGAAGGCGATCGCCCTCGAACCCGACTTCGCCCAGGCAAAACAACGTCTCGAACTTTTGCAGTCTGGTCAAGTGATTACACCAAACTCAGACTCTGACCCTTGGTCAGAAGCTTAA
- a CDS encoding HAD-IIIA family hydrolase yields the protein MAKPAVFLDRDGVLNIEAGYIRDVHDLNLIPGSAAAVRSLNDRGIFCCLVSNQSGPARGYYGIDHVEKLHDRLCKLLKKEADAYLDALFYCPYLSHSAGGTNPNFTKWGTWRKPNTGMLVAAAWEHDLDLSQSFMVGDKATDVDLAHNAGLKGILVQTGYGKEVLGGAYQHQTKPDYVAENLQDGAIWILENLD from the coding sequence GTGGCTAAACCAGCAGTTTTTCTCGATCGTGATGGCGTTCTAAACATTGAAGCGGGCTATATCCGTGATGTTCATGATCTCAATTTAATCCCTGGTTCTGCTGCCGCGGTGCGATCGCTTAATGATCGAGGTATTTTCTGTTGTTTAGTTTCGAACCAATCCGGCCCTGCGAGAGGTTATTACGGCATTGATCATGTAGAGAAACTCCATGATCGTCTTTGCAAATTATTAAAAAAAGAAGCAGATGCCTACTTAGACGCTTTATTTTATTGTCCTTACCTGAGTCATTCCGCAGGCGGCACAAACCCTAACTTCACAAAATGGGGTACATGGCGCAAACCCAATACGGGAATGCTTGTTGCTGCAGCTTGGGAACATGATCTGGATCTCAGTCAAAGCTTTATGGTGGGTGATAAAGCAACGGATGTTGACTTAGCCCATAATGCTGGATTGAAGGGGATTCTTGTGCAGACAGGCTATGGCAAAGAAGTTTTGGGTGGTGCATACCAACATCAGACTAAGCCTGATTATGTCGCAGAAAATCTTCAGGATGGTGCAATATGGATTTTAGAGAATTTAGACTAA
- the gcvT gene encoding glycine cleavage system aminomethyltransferase GcvT yields the protein MTLLRTPLYDLSAAAKARFVEFSGWEMAVQYSGLKAEHNAVRDNVGMFDISHMGKFALAGENLVEALQTLVPSNLARLEVGKAQYSVLLNEKAGIIDDIIYYHQGDHKGFLIVNAATTQKDWDWLTTYLEPKGIILTDVSRDKALIAVQGQKAEAILQPFVQNLDLSSLKMFNHAEAEIDGKQAFIARTGYTGEDGFEVMVSPEVGQKLWEQLSDAGVVPCGLGCRDTLRLEAALHLYGQDMNDETTPLEAGLGWLIHWDEKGDFVGKDILVAQKAEGVTKRLVGLEMQARGIARHDYPVLVDGQEIGIVTSGTMSPTLNKAIALAYLPREFAKKGQAVEIEIRGKHYPAKVVKKPFYRSPNR from the coding sequence ATGACTTTACTCCGCACGCCTCTCTACGATCTTTCTGCCGCTGCCAAAGCCCGTTTTGTCGAATTTTCTGGCTGGGAAATGGCAGTACAGTACAGCGGTTTAAAAGCAGAACATAATGCCGTTCGAGACAATGTCGGGATGTTTGATATTTCCCACATGGGGAAATTTGCCTTGGCTGGCGAGAACCTAGTAGAAGCCCTGCAAACCCTTGTCCCTTCAAACTTGGCGCGCCTTGAGGTTGGAAAAGCTCAGTACAGCGTTTTACTCAACGAAAAAGCCGGCATTATTGACGACATTATTTACTATCATCAAGGCGACCACAAAGGTTTTCTCATCGTGAATGCTGCCACTACCCAAAAAGATTGGGATTGGCTAACCACCTATTTGGAACCCAAAGGCATCATCCTTACCGATGTCTCGCGAGACAAGGCGTTAATCGCTGTTCAAGGTCAAAAAGCAGAAGCTATCCTACAGCCCTTTGTTCAAAACTTAGATTTATCGAGCCTCAAAATGTTTAATCATGCTGAGGCTGAAATTGATGGAAAACAAGCCTTTATCGCGCGGACGGGCTATACCGGCGAAGATGGTTTTGAAGTAATGGTTTCACCCGAAGTCGGGCAAAAACTGTGGGAGCAGCTCAGTGATGCAGGGGTTGTGCCCTGCGGGTTGGGCTGTCGCGATACGCTTCGTCTAGAAGCCGCATTGCACCTTTATGGTCAGGATATGAATGACGAAACGACACCTCTAGAAGCGGGTTTAGGGTGGTTAATTCATTGGGATGAAAAAGGTGATTTTGTCGGAAAAGATATTCTCGTTGCTCAAAAAGCAGAAGGTGTGACGAAGCGTTTAGTTGGTTTAGAGATGCAAGCTCGCGGTATTGCACGCCACGACTATCCAGTACTGGTTGATGGTCAAGAAATTGGCATTGTCACCAGCGGTACAATGTCGCCCACTCTCAATAAGGCGATCGCCCTTGCCTATCTCCCGCGTGAATTTGCGAAAAAAGGGCAAGCTGTAGAAATTGAAATCCGTGGCAAACACTACCCTGCCAAAGTTGTGAAAAAACCTTTTTATCGCTCTCCGAATCGTTAA
- a CDS encoding DUF6398 domain-containing protein, which yields MAQPTQSEKVPQKMQAKYDEIVAITNTFAAEYLNEDYAQLVRYATAALARKRPSPLSKGRAKSWACGITHAIGMVNFLYDPSVTPHMKASELYKAFGVATSTGQGKSKTVRETLDLMQMDPDWSTQETLKYNPLATTVVINGQIIDASLLPRQIQEMLHESGMLPVIPETSNEDIPVTIGEPEAIALEDMEPRQPPVAATKDDIFHFEVFIFDGLLTDEFIEANPVVCREIEILGKHTLADFHRIIFKAFDREEEHMYEFQVRGSAPNAPDAERYVLPEAMNNSDDENKPSGCVNDTVIADLNLSLDDVIGYHFDFGDSWWHQINLLEVKSKPSGRKKYPRITVREGASPPQYPDFE from the coding sequence ATGGCACAACCAACACAATCCGAAAAAGTCCCACAGAAAATGCAGGCGAAATACGACGAAATTGTCGCGATTACCAATACTTTCGCCGCAGAATATCTCAATGAAGATTATGCTCAGTTAGTGCGATATGCAACTGCCGCACTCGCCCGAAAAAGACCCTCACCCCTCAGCAAAGGTCGAGCAAAATCTTGGGCTTGTGGCATTACTCACGCTATAGGTATGGTCAATTTCCTCTATGATCCCAGCGTGACTCCCCATATGAAAGCATCGGAATTGTACAAGGCTTTTGGGGTAGCCACTAGTACAGGCCAAGGTAAATCAAAAACCGTCCGGGAAACATTAGATCTGATGCAAATGGATCCTGACTGGTCTACCCAAGAAACCCTCAAATATAATCCTTTAGCCACTACAGTAGTCATCAATGGTCAAATTATTGATGCGAGCCTTCTACCTCGACAAATCCAAGAAATGCTCCATGAATCTGGCATGTTACCCGTTATTCCGGAGACCAGTAACGAAGATATTCCTGTAACTATTGGCGAACCAGAGGCGATCGCCCTAGAAGATATGGAACCCAGACAACCACCAGTTGCTGCCACCAAAGATGATATCTTCCACTTCGAAGTTTTTATTTTTGATGGCTTACTCACAGACGAATTTATTGAAGCAAACCCGGTAGTTTGTCGCGAGATTGAAATTTTAGGGAAGCATACCTTGGCTGATTTTCATCGTATTATCTTTAAAGCTTTTGACCGTGAAGAAGAGCATATGTACGAATTTCAAGTCAGAGGCTCAGCACCTAACGCTCCCGATGCCGAACGTTATGTTTTACCGGAAGCAATGAATAACTCTGATGACGAAAATAAACCTTCTGGCTGCGTTAATGATACGGTGATCGCCGATCTGAATTTATCCCTAGACGATGTAATTGGTTACCATTTTGACTTTGGTGATAGCTGGTGGCACCAGATCAATCTACTAGAAGTAAAATCAAAACCTTCAGGACGTAAAAAATATCCTCGCATTACTGTCAGAGAGGGAGCTAGCCCACCACAATACCCTGATTTTGAATAA
- a CDS encoding phosphoribulokinase codes for MTSQTDRVVIIGVAGDSGCGKSTFLRRLTDLFGAEFMTVICLDDYHSLDRKGRKAAGVTALNPKANNFDLMAEQVRDLKNGKAIDKPIYNHETGELDPPERIEPNKVVVIEGLHPLYDERVREQIDFSVYFDISDEVKIQWKIQRDMAERGHTYDDVLASINARKPDFSAYIEPQREFADVVMQVLPTELVEDKEGKYLRVRLVQQEGIENFEPAYLFDEGSTIHWRPCGRKLTCNYPGIKMYYGPDSYLGNEVSILEVDGKFDNLDEMIYIESHLSKTGTKYYGEMTELVLKHRDYPGSDNGTGLFQILIGLKMRQTYEKLVAQKKAAVV; via the coding sequence ATGACCAGTCAGACAGACCGTGTAGTCATTATTGGTGTTGCCGGAGACTCCGGTTGCGGAAAATCAACTTTTTTACGCCGTCTTACCGATCTGTTCGGCGCAGAGTTTATGACGGTAATCTGCCTAGACGATTATCATAGCCTTGATCGTAAAGGTCGTAAGGCAGCAGGCGTGACTGCACTCAACCCTAAGGCAAATAATTTTGACCTCATGGCTGAGCAAGTTCGTGATCTTAAAAATGGTAAGGCGATCGATAAGCCTATCTACAATCACGAGACTGGTGAACTCGATCCTCCTGAGCGCATCGAACCTAACAAAGTCGTTGTCATTGAAGGTTTACACCCCCTCTATGATGAGCGAGTTCGTGAGCAGATTGACTTCAGCGTCTACTTTGACATTAGCGACGAAGTGAAAATCCAGTGGAAGATTCAGCGGGATATGGCTGAGCGTGGCCATACGTATGATGACGTTTTGGCCTCTATTAACGCTCGTAAGCCTGACTTCAGTGCTTACATCGAACCTCAGCGCGAATTTGCGGATGTTGTCATGCAAGTTCTTCCCACTGAGCTGGTTGAAGATAAGGAAGGTAAGTACCTGCGCGTTCGTTTGGTACAGCAGGAAGGTATCGAGAACTTTGAGCCTGCTTACTTGTTCGATGAAGGTTCCACAATTCACTGGCGTCCTTGCGGTCGTAAGCTGACTTGTAACTACCCAGGCATCAAGATGTACTACGGACCCGATAGCTATCTTGGCAACGAGGTTTCCATCCTCGAAGTTGATGGTAAGTTCGATAACCTTGATGAGATGATCTATATCGAAAGTCACCTCAGTAAGACAGGTACTAAGTACTACGGTGAAATGACTGAGCTAGTTCTCAAGCATAGAGACTATCCTGGTTCTGACAATGGTACTGGTCTATTCCAGATTTTAATTGGTCTTAAGATGCGTCAAACTTACGAAAAGCTGGTTGCACAAAAGAAAGCGGCTGTCGTTTAA
- a CDS encoding DNA polymerase III subunit gamma/tau produces the protein MPYEPLHHKYRPQMFSELVGQEAIATTLSNALEKKRIAPAYLFSGPRGTGKTSSARILAKSLNCLNAANPTPSPCGECEVCRAIANGSALDVIEIDAASNTGVDNIRELIERSQFAPVQCRYKVYVIDECHMLSVAAFNALLKTLEEPPAHVVFVLATTDPQRVLPTIISRCQRFDYRRIPLDAMVGHLRKIARNENIEIPLESVILVAQIANGGLRDAESLLDQLSLLSGEITPDKVWDLVGAVPERDLLGLIQVVRSNNPEAVIQQCRSLLNRGREPLVVLQNLASFYLNLLIAKTAPQRGDLIAVTQPTWQALCQEAQGWDVALILKGQQHLKESEYQLKNTTQPRLWLEITLLGLLPSALANIQVSTETVTVQPSIVPAQVAVPPVVQPQPASPKLEAPVHPFGEEAPAIAPPTPVSAAPTIQPEPVIQSPAPAPISISTPPIPEESGRSPAPTTIPEVVPPPSVPTPEPIPEPIIAELPVELTSEPTSQPIPEPKTQPAATTTSTSPTISALEREQLWETMLAQLHPPATQQLLRQTGRLVSFNGNMALIGAKTQPLLSLTKGKQKNIEAAFKKACQKDIKVSFQVGYEPSGDIEMSATVFDTPVPTFAPAQASPSAPTPPVTPPNPTPQKVSSAPSTAPNPFSETAPAAPTQPAAPKVPAPQPTASSQPTAITPTSQSPQPLSNGNSNGNGNGHTHHIAEPPQVLESQDPAQLTENSPLETLEAEGDRLKGAALEFAEFFEGEVIELTHLAPPDPETEATAAIKPATPASQPEPALSSVKGRPSVPTEISPEDDIPF, from the coding sequence ATGCCCTATGAACCGCTCCATCATAAATATCGCCCCCAGATGTTTTCGGAACTGGTGGGACAGGAGGCGATCGCCACAACGCTGAGTAATGCCCTAGAGAAAAAGCGCATTGCGCCAGCCTATTTATTTTCGGGGCCACGGGGAACAGGAAAGACGTCTAGTGCCCGTATTCTCGCGAAATCTCTCAATTGTTTAAATGCAGCGAATCCAACGCCGAGTCCCTGTGGGGAATGTGAAGTTTGTCGGGCGATCGCCAATGGATCAGCTTTGGACGTGATCGAAATTGACGCGGCGAGTAATACAGGTGTCGACAATATTCGCGAACTGATCGAGCGATCACAATTTGCGCCAGTGCAATGTCGTTACAAAGTTTATGTGATCGACGAGTGCCATATGCTCAGCGTGGCAGCGTTTAACGCCCTACTGAAGACATTAGAGGAACCACCTGCCCATGTGGTCTTTGTCCTGGCGACAACTGATCCTCAGCGAGTGCTCCCAACGATTATTTCGCGCTGCCAACGGTTTGATTATCGACGGATTCCCCTCGACGCGATGGTGGGACATCTCCGCAAAATTGCCCGCAACGAAAATATTGAGATTCCCCTCGAATCAGTCATCCTCGTTGCTCAGATTGCCAATGGTGGTTTGCGAGATGCCGAAAGTTTGCTCGATCAGCTCAGTTTGCTATCGGGAGAAATTACGCCAGATAAGGTCTGGGATCTAGTCGGTGCAGTACCTGAACGAGATTTGCTTGGGCTGATTCAGGTGGTGCGTAGTAATAATCCAGAAGCTGTGATTCAGCAATGCCGAAGTTTATTGAATCGTGGCCGTGAACCGTTAGTAGTGCTGCAAAATTTAGCGAGTTTTTATCTCAATTTACTGATCGCTAAAACTGCACCACAACGAGGCGATTTGATTGCTGTCACTCAACCGACTTGGCAAGCCCTTTGTCAGGAAGCACAAGGATGGGATGTCGCCTTAATACTGAAGGGTCAGCAGCATCTCAAAGAGAGTGAATATCAGCTAAAAAATACAACCCAACCCCGACTCTGGCTTGAAATTACGCTGTTGGGATTATTGCCTTCGGCTTTGGCGAATATTCAGGTTTCGACTGAAACTGTCACTGTTCAACCGTCTATTGTTCCGGCACAAGTTGCTGTACCCCCAGTAGTTCAGCCTCAACCCGCATCACCCAAGCTAGAAGCACCAGTTCATCCTTTCGGAGAAGAAGCCCCGGCGATCGCCCCACCAACTCCGGTTTCTGCTGCACCAACAATCCAACCTGAACCTGTCATTCAGTCGCCAGCTCCTGCACCAATTTCAATATCCACACCGCCAATACCAGAAGAAAGTGGGCGATCGCCAGCCCCTACTACCATTCCAGAAGTTGTTCCTCCTCCGTCAGTCCCTACACCTGAACCGATACCTGAGCCAATAATTGCAGAATTACCTGTTGAGCTGACCTCTGAGCCAACATCTCAACCAATTCCAGAGCCAAAAACACAACCTGCCGCAACGACTACTAGTACTAGTCCAACTATTTCTGCTCTAGAGCGAGAACAGCTGTGGGAGACAATGCTGGCCCAATTACATCCACCTGCAACTCAGCAACTTTTACGTCAAACAGGTCGTTTGGTTAGTTTTAATGGCAATATGGCGTTGATTGGAGCCAAAACACAACCCCTGTTGTCTCTTACAAAAGGCAAACAAAAAAATATTGAAGCTGCTTTTAAAAAAGCTTGTCAAAAAGATATTAAAGTTTCATTCCAAGTTGGATATGAACCATCAGGTGATATTGAGATGTCGGCGACTGTGTTCGACACACCAGTCCCAACCTTTGCCCCAGCTCAAGCATCTCCATCTGCTCCTACACCGCCAGTAACTCCACCCAATCCGACTCCACAAAAAGTTTCATCTGCTCCATCGACAGCTCCGAATCCTTTTAGCGAAACTGCTCCAGCTGCTCCTACGCAACCTGCTGCGCCAAAAGTACCTGCACCACAACCAACAGCTTCATCTCAACCTACTGCCATAACTCCAACCTCCCAATCACCACAGCCTTTGAGCAATGGCAATAGCAACGGCAATGGTAATGGCCACACGCATCATATTGCTGAGCCACCACAAGTTTTAGAATCACAAGACCCGGCACAGTTAACAGAAAATTCTCCACTAGAAACATTAGAAGCGGAGGGCGATCGCCTTAAAGGAGCAGCGTTAGAATTTGCTGAATTCTTTGAAGGAGAAGTTATCGAATTAACCCACCTTGCCCCACCTGATCCAGAGACTGAAGCCACAGCGGCAATTAAACCTGCAACTCCGGCATCTCAACCCGAACCAGCACTAAGTTCAGTCAAAGGTCGCCCCTCTGTCCCTACAGAAATTTCTCCAGAAGACGATATTCCGTTTTAG
- a CDS encoding helix-turn-helix domain-containing protein has product MGAGTKYNVRLTPEQREDLQRVARNGYQSAKMILHARILLMADRAHPEGNWTDLQIAQALSVHSNTVARIRKLFVTGGEERALNRKVRETPPVKPKIAGEKAQRLLELYASQPPKGKDYWSLSLLVSELKARGLVKSICRETVRKVLKEHGIVLSRRKISP; this is encoded by the coding sequence ATGGGAGCTGGAACGAAATACAACGTACGTTTAACGCCAGAGCAACGAGAGGATTTACAACGAGTTGCTCGTAATGGCTATCAGTCCGCGAAAATGATCCTGCATGCCCGAATTTTGCTGATGGCAGATCGTGCTCATCCTGAAGGGAATTGGACAGATTTGCAAATTGCTCAAGCACTCAGTGTCCATTCCAATACGGTGGCGAGAATTCGTAAATTATTTGTCACTGGGGGTGAGGAGCGCGCTCTGAATCGGAAAGTACGAGAGACACCACCAGTGAAACCAAAGATTGCTGGGGAGAAAGCGCAAAGATTATTGGAACTATATGCGAGCCAACCACCTAAAGGGAAAGATTATTGGTCGCTGAGTTTATTGGTATCGGAGCTAAAAGCGAGAGGATTGGTAAAAAGTATTTGTCGGGAAACAGTGCGAAAGGTGCTTAAAGAACATGGAATTGTTCTGAGTCGCCGAAAAATTTCTCCTTGA
- a CDS encoding GTP-binding protein yields the protein MVTASSQAPGADATAENQGGLPVTIITGFLGSGKTTLLNHILTNQEGLKTAVLVNEFGEIGIDNELIITTDDDNMVELNNGCVCCTINEDLVNAVHKILERKDEIDYLVVETTGLADPLPVALTFLGTELRDMTRLDSIVTVVDSANYSLDLFNSEAAYSQIAYGDIILLNKTDLVDEADVDSLEVRIRDIKDGARILRTKKSKVPLPLLLSVGLFESDKYYDEVDNHDHNHDHDHGRSHDHDHEHKHDHDHNHAHAHDHNHDHEHSHDHDHEHHDHSHHLENDGFTSISIQSDKPFNIRKFQYFLDNQLPINVFRAKGLLWFEESPLRHIFHLSGKRFSIDDSEWKKGEVRQNQLVLIGQNLDKAKLREQIENCFCIPSDNRGKGFS from the coding sequence ATGGTGACAGCCAGTAGTCAAGCTCCCGGTGCAGATGCCACAGCCGAAAACCAAGGTGGCTTACCCGTTACGATCATCACAGGTTTTCTGGGCAGCGGTAAAACGACCCTCCTTAACCACATTCTCACAAACCAAGAAGGCTTAAAAACTGCGGTCTTGGTTAACGAATTTGGTGAAATTGGTATTGATAATGAGCTGATTATCACCACCGATGACGACAATATGGTGGAGCTCAATAACGGCTGTGTTTGCTGCACTATCAACGAAGACCTCGTTAATGCTGTCCATAAAATCCTTGAGCGTAAAGACGAAATTGATTACCTTGTGGTTGAAACCACAGGTCTTGCAGATCCCCTCCCTGTTGCCCTGACTTTCCTCGGCACAGAGTTGCGAGATATGACTCGACTAGATTCGATTGTGACCGTTGTCGATTCTGCGAATTACAGTTTGGATTTGTTTAATAGCGAGGCCGCTTATAGCCAGATTGCTTACGGCGATATTATTCTCCTCAATAAAACTGATCTCGTTGATGAAGCAGATGTTGATTCTTTAGAAGTACGGATCCGTGATATCAAAGATGGTGCCAGAATCCTCCGCACTAAAAAGTCGAAAGTTCCCTTGCCTTTACTGCTAAGTGTGGGCTTGTTTGAGTCGGATAAATATTACGACGAAGTGGACAATCATGATCATAATCACGACCATGACCACGGACGCAGCCACGATCACGACCATGAGCATAAACATGATCACGATCACAACCACGCTCATGCCCATGACCATAACCATGATCACGAACATAGCCACGATCATGACCACGAACACCATGATCATTCCCATCACTTAGAAAATGACGGCTTTACCTCGATTTCTATCCAGAGCGATAAGCCATTTAATATCCGGAAATTCCAATATTTCCTCGATAACCAACTGCCGATAAATGTCTTTCGGGCAAAGGGTTTATTATGGTTTGAAGAAAGTCCGCTCCGTCACATTTTCCACCTCAGTGGTAAGCGCTTTTCAATTGATGATTCGGAGTGGAAGAAAGGCGAAGTAAGACAAAATCAACTTGTTCTCATCGGCCAAAATCTGGATAAGGCGAAGCTCCGGGAGCAAATTGAGAATTGTTTTTGTATTCCCTCAGATAATCGGGGTAAAGGCTTTTCCTAA
- a CDS encoding glycosyltransferase family 9 protein, whose translation MRILALVPGGVGDQILFFPTLADLKDQYPEAMVDVLVEPRAKAAYRVCPTVHEVLTFDFKDRNGPADYLNVLGTIRDREYEIALSLGRRWIVGLLLWLNGIPTRIGYKTNTSWFISNPAPLNEEQYAAATYHDLLKALDINKPCNLPKINVPSSDIQWAEGEQKRLGLNDGYILIHAGASKISQAKGIEKLYPIEKWEEVINDIKAKQPNLPIALLHGPEDYDWVAQLVEIFPDLRVTVPEDVGKSAAMIAGANLMVCTDSAPMHLAIAVGTYTIALFGPTKRERLLPPSSDKFIGIQSPTGRIADIKPTDVLAKIWRG comes from the coding sequence ATGCGAATACTAGCCCTTGTTCCCGGCGGAGTCGGCGACCAAATCCTTTTTTTTCCTACCCTCGCAGATCTCAAAGATCAGTACCCCGAAGCGATGGTAGATGTCTTGGTAGAGCCCCGTGCCAAAGCGGCTTATCGTGTCTGTCCCACTGTCCATGAAGTTTTGACGTTTGATTTTAAAGATCGAAATGGCCCAGCAGATTATCTCAATGTGCTCGGAACAATCCGTGATCGCGAATATGAAATTGCCCTATCCCTTGGCCGACGTTGGATAGTTGGCTTGTTACTTTGGCTAAATGGCATTCCGACCCGTATTGGTTACAAAACCAATACCTCTTGGTTTATTTCGAATCCTGCTCCCCTCAACGAAGAGCAATATGCGGCGGCAACCTATCACGATTTGCTTAAAGCATTAGATATTAACAAGCCCTGTAACCTCCCAAAAATAAATGTCCCTAGCTCTGATATTCAGTGGGCAGAAGGAGAACAAAAGCGTCTCGGCCTTAATGATGGCTATATTTTGATCCATGCAGGTGCTAGCAAAATATCCCAAGCAAAAGGGATTGAAAAGCTTTATCCCATTGAAAAATGGGAAGAAGTAATTAACGATATTAAGGCGAAACAGCCCAATTTGCCGATCGCCCTTCTGCATGGCCCTGAGGATTATGATTGGGTCGCGCAGCTCGTTGAAATCTTTCCAGATCTAAGGGTTACTGTGCCCGAGGACGTGGGTAAATCAGCCGCAATGATCGCTGGCGCAAACTTGATGGTTTGTACCGATAGCGCCCCTATGCACCTTGCTATTGCTGTTGGAACTTATACAATCGCACTGTTTGGCCCAACGAAGCGGGAACGACTGCTACCCCCAAGTAGTGATAAGTTTATTGGTATCCAATCCCCCACTGGGCGCATTGCAGATATCAAACCCACAGACGTACTAGCTAAAATTTGGCGTGGCTAA